The following coding sequences are from one Nitrospirota bacterium window:
- a CDS encoding type II toxin-antitoxin system mRNA interferase toxin, RelE/StbE family produces the protein MIKYRLAPTSIYKRAHKAFIKKHPELKDNIEERLNLLQENPQDPSLKNHRLTGQLKGLHAISISYEYRLVFKTEGEIIYLLNIGIHDDVY, from the coding sequence ATGATAAAATATAGACTTGCCCCTACTTCAATTTATAAAAGGGCACATAAAGCATTTATTAAGAAGCATCCAGAATTGAAGGACAATATAGAGGAAAGGTTAAATCTTCTGCAGGAAAACCCACAAGACCCATCATTAAAAAACCATCGTCTTACCGGTCAACTTAAAGGACTGCATGCTATAAGTATTTCATATGAATACAGATTAGTTTTTAAGACCGAAGGTGAAATTATTTATCTACTTAACATAGGCATTCATGACGATGTTTATTAA